The Colletes latitarsis isolate SP2378_abdomen chromosome 14, iyColLati1, whole genome shotgun sequence genome has a segment encoding these proteins:
- the LOC143350281 gene encoding uncharacterized protein LOC143350281, which yields MHFSLIVILFASIFACQVLSENNTYEDSDQHPWPVVYSVYPFYNTETLLKVWKTDKALDISTNVATLVSDEQVQKIYFNDIQHNDTHLLIQNNVPYFISEVKNINEDQLSPNKQYQTNYANSPKEANPQSV from the exons ATGCACTTTTCACTGATT GTAATATTGTTTGCCAGTATTTTTGCATGTCAAGTACTGAGCGAAAATAATACTTATGAAGATTCTGACCAACATCCATGGCCAGTTGTTTATAGCGTGTATCCATTTTATAATACTGAAACATTGCTTAAAGTATGGAAAACTGACAAAGCTTTAGATATTTCTACAAATGTAGCAACTCTGGTTTCTGATGAACAAgtgcaaaaaatatattttaatgacatTCAGCACAATGATACACATTTACTGATACAAAACAATGTACCTTATTTTATAAGTgaagttaaaaatataaatgaagacCAGTTATCACCCAATAAACAATATCAAACTAACTAT GCAAACAGCCCTAAAGAAGCAAATCCTCAAAGTGTGTAA
- the LOC143350280 gene encoding 26S proteasome non-ATPase regulatory subunit 9: MVVDMELQEAKDYVLQLMKEKDNIESELKALKEILDSNHVGMDDSLVDSEGYPRQDIDVYQVRHARHKIICLKNDHTALMNKIEEGLHKVHALAGNQAESSTVAATSDVQDTIQLEPFLRVNLVTPGSPAELAGIQVNDLILKFGCIDYRNYKSLNDIGTLVQNSKNKSVNILVKRGSNTVPLTLVPRRWLGNGLLGCNVMSIETVER; encoded by the exons ATGGTGGTTGACATGGAGTTACAGGAAGCTAAGGATTATGTCCTTCAGCTTATGAAAGAGAAAGATAATATTGAATCGGAGTTGAAAGCATTAAAGGAAATCTTAGATTCC AACCATGTTGGAATGGATGATAGTTTGGTCGACTCTGAAGGATATCCGCGACAGGATATCGACGTTTACCAAGTCAGACATGCAAGGCACAAAATAATAT GTCTTAAAAATGATCACACTGCACTAATGAATAAAATAGAGGAGGGTTTGCACAAGGTGCATGCTTTGGCTGGAAATCAAGCAGAAAGTTCCACTGTAGCTGCAACAAGCGATGTTCAAGATACTATACAATTGGAGCCTTTTCTGAGAGTAAATTTAGTAACACCAGGTTCACCAGCTGAGTTAGCA GGGATTCAAGTTAATGACCTTATATTGAAATTTGGTTGCATCGATTATCGGAATTATAAATCGTTAAATGATATTGGTACTTTGGTACAAAACAGCAAGAATAAGTCGGTGAATATACTAGTTAAACGTGGCTCTAATACAGTACCTTTGACTTTGGTTCCACGTCGTTGGCTTGGCAATGGCCTTCTGGGATGTAATGTAATGTCTATAGAGACAGTTGAGAGATAA
- the Ttc30 gene encoding tetratricopeptide repeat domain 30 isoform X2 — MSTFIQNVHIKDGEYTKTIYTMIKEQRYAETIKVLITLLDSYTSSRPCLSLLAHCYFYTQDFIASAQCYEKLVQLCPDENIYKLYHAQSLHQACMYQEAWTICSNIVNQSNLEFKVKKLQAAIKYGQEDMVAAKNLVDQCQTDDVDTEINLGCLLYKEEQYEQALKRFSNALQIAGFKPHLSYNVALCYFKLKEFAASLKHIADIIEQGIKEHPELGVGMTTEGIEVRSVGNTLTLHETALTEAFNLKAAIEYQLQNYEAAKEALTDMPPRSEEELDAVTLHNQALINMDTKPSEGFEKLQFLLQQNPFPPETFANLLLLYCKYQYYDLAADVLAENVHLTYKYLTPYLYDFLDALITQQTSPEEAYRKFDDLGNKHMEVLRKATKRVQEARLNHDDNAVKKAVNDYEEALEKYVPVLMAQAKIYWELGNYTQVEKIFRKSVEFCNEHDVWKLNVAHTLFMQENKFKEATGFYEPIVRKKYDNILDVSAIVLANLCVSYIMTTQNAEAEGLIKKIEKEEQAVSREDQDKKLFHLCIVNLVIGTLYCSKGNYEFGISRVMKSLEPYNKKLGTDTWFYAKRCFLSLLEQLAKQLVVLKDTTLQECIQFLEHCEVYGRDVRTVVEQPIDMQDMLSITPEGKQTVVYEARYLKALFLKLQMS, encoded by the exons TGTTATTTTTATACACAAGATTTTATAGCATCTGCACAATGTTATGAGAAATTAGTTCAATTGTGTCCAGAtgaaaatatatacaaattatACCATGCTCAATCTTTACATCAAGCATGTATGTACCAAGAGGCTTGGACAATATGTTCCAATATTGTAAATCAAAGTAATCTGGAATTTAAAGTAAAAAAACTACAGGCAGCAATAAAATATGGGCAAGAGGATATGGTGGCTGCAAAAAATCTTGTTGATCAATGTCAAACAGATGATGTTGACACAGAAATTAATTTAGGATGTCTTTTATATAAG GAAGAGCAGTATGAACAAGCTTTGAAAAGATTTTCAAATGCATTACAAATTGCTGGTTTTAAACCCCATTTATCATACAATGTAGCACTTTGTTACTTCAAATTAAAAGAATTTGCTGCATCATTAAAACATATTG CTGACATTATTGAACAAGGGATAAAAGAACACCCAGAATTAGGAGTAGGAATGACTACAGAAGGTATAGAAGTACGCAGTGTTGGAAATACATTAACACTTCATGAAACAGCTTTAACAGAGGCATTCAACTTGAAAGCAGCAATTGAATATCAATTACAAAATT ACGAAGCGGCAAAAGAAGCATTAACGGATATGCCTCCTAGATCCGAAGAAGAACTTGATGCGGTTACTTTACACAATCAAGCCTTAATAAATATGGACACAAAACCAAGCGAAGGATTTGAAAAACTTCAATTTTTATTGCAACAAAATCCATTTCCGCCTGAAACATTTGCTAATTTATTGCTATTATATTGTAAATATCAATATTATGATTTAGCAGCTGATGTTTTAGCTGAAAATGTGCACTTAACCTATAAGTATTTAACACCA TATTTATATGATTTTTTGGATGCATTAATTACACAACAAACTTCGCCCGAAGAAGCATATCGCAAATTTGACGATCTTGGTAACAAACACATGGAGGTATTGAGAAAAGCGACAAAACGAGTTCAAGAAGCAAGATTAAATCACGATGATAATGCTGTTAAAAAAGCAGTAAATGATTATGAGGAAGCTTTGGAGAAATATGTGCCCGTTTTAATGGCACAAGCTAAAATCTATTGGGAACTCGGAAATTATACGCAGGTCGaaaaaatttttagaaaaagtGTAGAATTTTGCAATGAACATGATGTATGGAAATTAAACGTTGCTCATACCCTATTTATgcaagaaaacaaatttaaagagGCAACGGGCTTCTACGAACCAATTGTCAGAAAAAAATATGACAAT attttggatGTAAGCGCTATAGTACTCGCTAATTTATGTGTAAGTTATATTATGACGACGCAAAATGCAGAAGCTGAAGGATTAATAAAGAAAATAGAGAAAGAAGAACAGGCGGTATCGCGAGAGGATCAagataaaaaattgtttcatttGTGCATTGTAAATTTAGTAATTGGTACATTATACTGTTCTAAGGGAAATTACGAGTTTGGAATATCTAGAGTAATGAAAAGTCTCGAACCTTATAATAAAAAGTTAGgaacagatacttggttttaTGCGAAGAGATGTTTTCTGTCTCTTTTAGAACAGTTGGCTAAACAATTGGTAGTTTTAAAAGATACTACGTTACAAGAATGTATACAATTTTTAGAACACTGTGAAG TTTACGGAAGGGACGTGAGAACGGTAGTAGAACAACCCATCGACATGCAAGATATGCTTTCCATTACTCCAGAGGGTAAACAAACGGTCGTCTATGAAGCGCGTTACTTGAAAGCTTTATTTTTAAAACTACAAATGTCttaa
- the Ttc30 gene encoding tetratricopeptide repeat domain 30 isoform X1: MFQQCILFKIKYDKFQTQFFCVLIKQKVFIFQIKEQRYAETIKVLITLLDSYTSSRPCLSLLAHCYFYTQDFIASAQCYEKLVQLCPDENIYKLYHAQSLHQACMYQEAWTICSNIVNQSNLEFKVKKLQAAIKYGQEDMVAAKNLVDQCQTDDVDTEINLGCLLYKEEQYEQALKRFSNALQIAGFKPHLSYNVALCYFKLKEFAASLKHIADIIEQGIKEHPELGVGMTTEGIEVRSVGNTLTLHETALTEAFNLKAAIEYQLQNYEAAKEALTDMPPRSEEELDAVTLHNQALINMDTKPSEGFEKLQFLLQQNPFPPETFANLLLLYCKYQYYDLAADVLAENVHLTYKYLTPYLYDFLDALITQQTSPEEAYRKFDDLGNKHMEVLRKATKRVQEARLNHDDNAVKKAVNDYEEALEKYVPVLMAQAKIYWELGNYTQVEKIFRKSVEFCNEHDVWKLNVAHTLFMQENKFKEATGFYEPIVRKKYDNILDVSAIVLANLCVSYIMTTQNAEAEGLIKKIEKEEQAVSREDQDKKLFHLCIVNLVIGTLYCSKGNYEFGISRVMKSLEPYNKKLGTDTWFYAKRCFLSLLEQLAKQLVVLKDTTLQECIQFLEHCEVYGRDVRTVVEQPIDMQDMLSITPEGKQTVVYEARYLKALFLKLQMS; the protein is encoded by the exons TGTTATTTTTATACACAAGATTTTATAGCATCTGCACAATGTTATGAGAAATTAGTTCAATTGTGTCCAGAtgaaaatatatacaaattatACCATGCTCAATCTTTACATCAAGCATGTATGTACCAAGAGGCTTGGACAATATGTTCCAATATTGTAAATCAAAGTAATCTGGAATTTAAAGTAAAAAAACTACAGGCAGCAATAAAATATGGGCAAGAGGATATGGTGGCTGCAAAAAATCTTGTTGATCAATGTCAAACAGATGATGTTGACACAGAAATTAATTTAGGATGTCTTTTATATAAG GAAGAGCAGTATGAACAAGCTTTGAAAAGATTTTCAAATGCATTACAAATTGCTGGTTTTAAACCCCATTTATCATACAATGTAGCACTTTGTTACTTCAAATTAAAAGAATTTGCTGCATCATTAAAACATATTG CTGACATTATTGAACAAGGGATAAAAGAACACCCAGAATTAGGAGTAGGAATGACTACAGAAGGTATAGAAGTACGCAGTGTTGGAAATACATTAACACTTCATGAAACAGCTTTAACAGAGGCATTCAACTTGAAAGCAGCAATTGAATATCAATTACAAAATT ACGAAGCGGCAAAAGAAGCATTAACGGATATGCCTCCTAGATCCGAAGAAGAACTTGATGCGGTTACTTTACACAATCAAGCCTTAATAAATATGGACACAAAACCAAGCGAAGGATTTGAAAAACTTCAATTTTTATTGCAACAAAATCCATTTCCGCCTGAAACATTTGCTAATTTATTGCTATTATATTGTAAATATCAATATTATGATTTAGCAGCTGATGTTTTAGCTGAAAATGTGCACTTAACCTATAAGTATTTAACACCA TATTTATATGATTTTTTGGATGCATTAATTACACAACAAACTTCGCCCGAAGAAGCATATCGCAAATTTGACGATCTTGGTAACAAACACATGGAGGTATTGAGAAAAGCGACAAAACGAGTTCAAGAAGCAAGATTAAATCACGATGATAATGCTGTTAAAAAAGCAGTAAATGATTATGAGGAAGCTTTGGAGAAATATGTGCCCGTTTTAATGGCACAAGCTAAAATCTATTGGGAACTCGGAAATTATACGCAGGTCGaaaaaatttttagaaaaagtGTAGAATTTTGCAATGAACATGATGTATGGAAATTAAACGTTGCTCATACCCTATTTATgcaagaaaacaaatttaaagagGCAACGGGCTTCTACGAACCAATTGTCAGAAAAAAATATGACAAT attttggatGTAAGCGCTATAGTACTCGCTAATTTATGTGTAAGTTATATTATGACGACGCAAAATGCAGAAGCTGAAGGATTAATAAAGAAAATAGAGAAAGAAGAACAGGCGGTATCGCGAGAGGATCAagataaaaaattgtttcatttGTGCATTGTAAATTTAGTAATTGGTACATTATACTGTTCTAAGGGAAATTACGAGTTTGGAATATCTAGAGTAATGAAAAGTCTCGAACCTTATAATAAAAAGTTAGgaacagatacttggttttaTGCGAAGAGATGTTTTCTGTCTCTTTTAGAACAGTTGGCTAAACAATTGGTAGTTTTAAAAGATACTACGTTACAAGAATGTATACAATTTTTAGAACACTGTGAAG TTTACGGAAGGGACGTGAGAACGGTAGTAGAACAACCCATCGACATGCAAGATATGCTTTCCATTACTCCAGAGGGTAAACAAACGGTCGTCTATGAAGCGCGTTACTTGAAAGCTTTATTTTTAAAACTACAAATGTCttaa
- the LOC143350279 gene encoding zinc finger CCHC domain-containing protein 17: MVNCKINQIFLGEIASIQNYGAFVRIPGCSAQGLIHKSQVSSAHVDNVAEILQRGERVWCKVISVGDDGKIGLSMKYVNQGNGTDLDPNGVDLQRDMQKKKTIGKYERKVIHLEAVLNTTCTKCGTAGHLSNDCFMSPDGKKYELIPEVEEEVVQPQVPQVPQIPQVETSEKEKKRKQKKAKKKQKAKKHKQDTDDIDSDEKEVVKKKKKKHSKDQKKKKKKYDSSSNDECSNESSSSHDVKTHKRRRSESLEKRTKKCKHSKSKYPDR, encoded by the exons ATggtaaactgtaagataaatcaAATATTTCTTGGTGAAATTGCGTCCATACAAAATTATGGAGCTTTCGTTAGAATTCCCGGCTGTTCGGCACAGGGATTAATTCACAAATCACAG GTAAGCTCTGCTCATGTTGACAATGTTGCAGAAATTTTGCAAAGGGGAGAACGAGTATGGTGCAAAGTTATTTCTGTAGGAGATGATGGTAAAATAGGATTATCTATGAAATATGTAAATCAAGGGAATGGTACAGACTTAGATCCTAATGGAGTAGATTTACAAAGAGATATGCAAAAGAAAAAAACTATAGGGAAATATGAACGTAAAGTTATACATCTAGAAGCAGTTCTTAATACTACATGCACAAAATGTGGAACAGCTGGTCATTTATCCAATGATTGCTTTATGTCCCCCGATGGGAAAAAATATGAATTGATCCCAGAGGTTGAGGAGGAGGTTGTTCAGCCACAAGTCCCACAAGTCCCTCAAATTCCACAAGTTGAAACAAGCGAGAAGGAAAAGAAACGTAAGCAGAAGAAagcaaagaaaaaacagaaagcTAAAAAACACAAACAAGACACAGATGATATCGATTCTGATGAAAAGGAAGTAgttaagaaaaagaagaaaaaacattcCAAagatcaaaaaaagaaaaagaagaaatatgATAGTTCTTCTAACGACGAATGTTCTAATGAAAGTTCTTCTAGTCATGATGTGAAAACTCATAAACGAAGGCGTTCAGAAAGTTTAGAAAAACGTACAAAAAAATGTAAACATTCAAAAAGTAAATATCCTGATCGATGA